The proteins below are encoded in one region of Terriglobia bacterium:
- the thiS gene encoding sulfur carrier protein ThiS codes for MLLHINGEQRDFPDGLTVAALVVHLGMKPDRVAVELNMEIVPRTQWDATALKNGDKLEVVHFVGGGTVSPAESVQSKEHDSSEPPAENQWQCPACGKFVSGRFCSACGEKRFSTNDLSIGHFFTHALGEFFHFDSKIFRSFRLLFTRPGFLTAEYLRGCRKPYLHPFQLFFVSNLIYFFVQPYIGWSGLRTTLDIQMHGMSYSNLASRLVAQRLAAKGITLTQFSQSFNHVVDVQARSLVVVMVLLYAMLLALLQWRKKQFFGQHLVFSLHFTAFWLMAIFVALYPGVTLVLRFVLKRGVHLPSVNWDMLIFPVALLVLLIYSSLALRAAYRESVFWSFAKALVLVVSFHYVLDFYRFVLFLTALYLS; via the coding sequence ATGCTTCTCCACATCAATGGCGAACAACGCGACTTTCCTGACGGCCTGACCGTCGCTGCGCTGGTGGTACACCTCGGCATGAAACCCGACCGCGTGGCCGTGGAGTTAAACATGGAGATCGTGCCACGGACACAGTGGGACGCGACTGCGCTCAAGAATGGAGACAAACTGGAAGTCGTTCACTTTGTTGGGGGCGGAACGGTCAGTCCCGCTGAATCCGTACAATCAAAGGAACACGACTCGTCAGAGCCGCCCGCCGAAAACCAATGGCAGTGTCCTGCATGCGGGAAATTCGTTTCCGGCAGGTTCTGCTCCGCCTGTGGCGAGAAAAGGTTTAGCACCAATGATTTGTCCATCGGACATTTTTTTACCCACGCTCTGGGCGAGTTCTTTCATTTTGACTCGAAGATATTCCGCAGCTTCAGACTACTTTTCACCAGGCCAGGATTCCTCACCGCTGAGTATCTACGCGGCTGCCGCAAGCCTTACCTGCATCCTTTTCAACTGTTCTTTGTCTCGAACCTGATTTATTTTTTCGTGCAGCCCTACATCGGATGGTCCGGCCTGCGCACCACGCTCGACATTCAGATGCACGGGATGTCATACAGCAATCTCGCGTCGCGATTGGTGGCGCAGAGATTGGCCGCCAAAGGCATCACTCTCACCCAGTTCTCTCAGTCTTTTAACCACGTTGTTGACGTACAGGCCCGCTCCCTCGTGGTCGTTATGGTCCTGCTCTATGCCATGCTTCTGGCCCTTCTGCAATGGCGCAAGAAACAATTTTTCGGCCAGCATCTGGTTTTCAGCCTGCATTTCACGGCGTTCTGGCTAATGGCGATTTTCGTCGCGCTCTACCCTGGCGTAACGCTGGTCTTGCGATTCGTCCTGAAGCGCGGCGTCCATCTTCCTTCCGTGAACTGGGACATGCTTATTTTTCCTGTCGCGCTCCTGGTATTGCTTATCTACAGTTCTCTTGCCCTGCGCGCTGCATATCGCGAATCGGTCTTCTGGTCATTCGCTAAGGCGCTCGTTCTCGTTGTTTCATTCCACTACGTTTTGGACTTCTACCGCTTCGTACTCTTCCTCACCGCCCTCTATTTGTCTTGA
- a CDS encoding D-2-hydroxyacid dehydrogenase, giving the protein MKILIVHYHSFELWHAPSWIRERLQQDFPGHTVVQLQNYDRVPQEIGDTDVFIGWSLRPEQFADAKKLRWIHSPAAAVHQLMYPEMVRSNVVVTNSTGIHGPVVAEHAIAVLLALAKRLPQAMQYQAKHAWSQDQLWHDKPRPREVAGSTVLIVGMGSIGREFAVRAKALGLKIVAIRENPAKGLDGANAVYGSAQIDEVLPQADYVLLCTPVTPSTMGLMNAARLSKMKPDAYLINVARGPLIDEPALLDALQKRRIAGAALDVFNEEPLPASSPFWSLDNILITPHTAAVTERLWERHYRLIVDNMKRFLAGQPLLNEVDKGRGY; this is encoded by the coding sequence ATGAAAATATTAATCGTCCACTACCACTCCTTTGAACTCTGGCATGCGCCCTCATGGATACGCGAACGCCTCCAGCAGGATTTTCCGGGCCATACAGTCGTCCAGCTCCAGAACTATGACCGTGTGCCGCAGGAAATTGGCGACACTGATGTCTTCATCGGCTGGTCATTGCGGCCTGAGCAATTCGCCGACGCCAAAAAACTTCGTTGGATACATTCTCCTGCGGCAGCGGTGCACCAACTCATGTATCCAGAAATGGTTCGAAGCAACGTGGTTGTCACCAACTCAACTGGAATCCATGGCCCCGTAGTCGCCGAGCACGCTATTGCCGTTCTGCTGGCGTTGGCCAAGCGGCTGCCTCAGGCGATGCAATATCAGGCAAAGCATGCGTGGTCGCAAGATCAGCTCTGGCATGACAAACCCCGCCCGCGAGAGGTGGCCGGCTCTACGGTGCTCATCGTCGGCATGGGCAGCATTGGACGCGAGTTTGCTGTGCGAGCCAAAGCGCTGGGCCTGAAAATCGTGGCCATCCGGGAAAATCCTGCCAAAGGCCTTGACGGCGCGAATGCCGTCTACGGTTCTGCGCAGATCGACGAGGTTTTGCCCCAGGCCGACTACGTCCTGCTCTGCACGCCGGTCACCCCATCCACCATGGGACTTATGAACGCCGCACGCCTCAGCAAAATGAAGCCCGACGCCTACCTGATCAATGTCGCTCGCGGTCCGCTGATCGATGAACCCGCTTTGCTCGACGCCTTGCAGAAACGTCGCATCGCCGGGGCTGCGCTCGATGTCTTCAATGAAGAGCCATTGCCGGCGAGCTCGCCTTTCTGGTCGCTTGACAATATTTTGATCACGCCGCACACAGCAGCGGTCACTGAACGCCTGTGGGAGCGCCACTACCGCTTGATCGTGGACAACATGAAACGCTTTCTGGCGGGCCAGCCATTGCTGAACGAAGTGGACAAGGGAAGAGGATATTGA
- a CDS encoding MerR family transcriptional regulator — MDQRFTSAQVVKLTGITPRQLQWWDERGIVQPQRKGRIRLYSFDDLTEIAVICALRRKGFPLQRVRRIMKFLQKEFGRRLAEAVSNGSEYHLLTDGKRIYLENSERQVIDILKNSRQPLLGICLSDAVKEVRAEIFNRRPAQKQAARNAGRRRSS, encoded by the coding sequence ATGGACCAGCGTTTTACATCGGCGCAAGTGGTGAAACTTACGGGCATCACGCCGCGGCAGCTTCAGTGGTGGGATGAGCGAGGCATTGTGCAGCCGCAGCGCAAAGGCCGCATCCGGCTGTACTCGTTCGATGACCTCACGGAGATCGCGGTGATTTGCGCTCTCCGCCGCAAGGGTTTTCCGCTGCAGCGCGTCCGCCGCATCATGAAATTCCTGCAAAAGGAATTCGGCAGGCGGCTGGCGGAAGCGGTGAGCAACGGATCGGAGTATCACCTCTTGACCGATGGAAAACGCATTTACCTGGAAAACTCAGAGCGCCAGGTAATCGACATTCTCAAGAACTCGCGCCAGCCGTTGCTGGGGATTTGCCTGAGTGACGCTGTGAAGGAAGTCCGGGCTGAAATATTCAACCGTCGTCCAGCGCAGAAGCAGGCGGCGCGAAACGCGGGCAGAAGGCGAAGTTCGTAA